The Aythya fuligula isolate bAytFul2 chromosome 1, bAytFul2.pri, whole genome shotgun sequence nucleotide sequence AGGTGTTGTGTTAAATTGTTCCTTCTCTGGGATCAGCAGAAAATTACTTCCTGTGATTTTCCCTTTTGTCACTGTCACAGTTCAGGCACAGCCTCGGGTTTTCGCATCTCGGAAAGCCGACGCCTTCCTGAGCACAACTGGGCGGCTTGAAGGCGGGAGGTGTATCAGAGGGCTAAGGGCTGGCTggaacaaagagaagaaacGGGGTTAGAGCCATAAAtcaagcagcaggaggggaatgAGAAGCAGTGTAGCTTATCAGCGAGCAGGAGGCCACAGCCATCTTATTTCTGAGGCTGGTGTGGAgattgtgctgctgctctctgagtTCTTTGTGCAAAACAGGGATGACGCAAGCAGCACTTCAAAAATACTAAGTACCCGTGGAAGAAGGGTAAGGAAAGGGGTACCTCGGACCCATAAATCAGATCCTCTCCCATCTCGccgtctctctctctccctgcagagctTTGATGACGGCGATTCCCGCCTGGACTCGGCCGAATTCCTGAAGTTTGTGGAGCAGAACGAGACTGCCGTCAACATCACCACCTACGTGGACCAGGAGACCAACAAGCTGCTCAGGTGGGCACTGCGCAGGGAGCGGGTGTGGTAGGAAGGTGGAGAGCATCTCAGAGCCTTCCGAGGTGTTACTGGTTTAATTCTGTCCTCTGAAGCCAGCAGAGGAGGGACCGGCTTGGTGCAGCCCTGTGCTGAACGCGCCTCTGTGTTGCCTTTCAGGGGACTCTGCGTAGATGCCCTCATCGAGCTGTCAGATGAAAACGCCGACTGGAAGCTCAGCTTCAATGAATTTCTCAAGTGCCTCAGCCCGTCCTTCAACCCACCAGAGAAAAGTAGGAATTCTTGGCTTGTACTGGGGAACCAGTGGGGTACCGATaaggggggaaaggagagggatCAGCTTTCAGTCAGACTTAGATGCTGTAACTCCCAGAATTCATGTTGATATGCGCCTACCCGTCTTACAGCACCCCTTGCTCTTCTATCCCTGCATTGTCAACAGCACTGCTTCTTCTACCCTGCAGCTCATGTGATGGAAAAGGTTTGCATTTTCCAAGCAGGGACGTAGGTCAAGTGGATAAGGCAGGCTGGGAACGTCAACGCTTACATTTAACAGCGCGGAGATAAATCGTGCGAGGAGTTCGTGTCTGGCTACCTTAGAAAAATCAGGCCAGACCAAAGTCCTGCTACGCTCTGCCTCTCACACAGAGACCCTCCCCGACGAATGTCTCAAAGTTCGCTGTCCTTCCAAATCCTGCTTACTGCCACAGCTCACGTGGAGGCCACTTAGTGTTCTGCTGACCAGGCACGTGGGGCCGCTCATCTGATCAGCTCCTCGGGGGGTACTTTCGCCTGCCGGCCCGCAGGTGCTGGGTTTGCGTCCCTCTGTGGTGGCTctgaggagcaggcagagcctgTGCTTCTTGGGGAATGTTGAGTTGACCTCTGTTGTTGCCTGCTTCAGTGGAGATGATCAGCTGGTTTGCGCTGAACCACCACGCTTAAGTGCTGTGAGGGCCTTGACTTAACCGTATAACAGagctctgagaagaaatgtgaggtaaaatgagagagattttttttcgTTCCTCTCAGCAGATGCACTCAGCATTTCCCCAACTTCTCCCTCCGGGAACAGGGCGTTGGTTCAGAGCGACCAAAACTTTCGCTTTGGGGGTTCTCTTCTGTGCATAAGGAGTGTCCGATCCGGACATTCAAACAGATCCCACATCAAGATCTCATTTTAATTGAGAAATTGCAGTGTGTgcttttgaggaagaaaaacaaagtgattGACTTccccaaataattatttttttggctaATTTCACACACCAGTTTCAACGTGAATACTTCAGTCACTGCGGTCCACTCTTGGTGGATTGATGGCTAGAGGAAGGCCTCCTCCAAAGGCATCTCTCCCGAGTCTGTTGTCTTTGCCCCACCGTGCATCTCACAAGCACTGCCCTTGTTTTGTGCCTCTCCAGAGTGTGCCCTGGAAGACGAAACCTACGAGGACGGAGCCGAGACCCAGGTGGAGTGCAACCGCTGCGTCTGCGCCTGTGGGAACTGGGTGTGCACTGCCATGACGTGTGAAGGTCTGTGCGCTCCCCAGGGGATGCTTCTATTGGGTTTTGTACAAAAgggatttttcctttctagcTTTTCCAGACCCAAGCTGGTTCTGTTCTAGAGCTCAGAAAGGGCCTAACTGAGCTGCGGGCGGTGCTGCTGGGCTTCACAGGTTGGGTTTGGCATGATGAAAACGCAGCACCAAAACTTCCAGACCAGAGCTTATTTGCATCCTGCTGCTTCAGGACatgcatggaaaacaaatagGAAACTGCCTGCTACGATGTGTGGAGGTGTGAGCAAGTCAGCTGTCCTACTTTGAACTTATTatagtgtactgggtctggctggaatgttaactttcccggcagcagcccattcagtgccgtactctgtacttgtagctggaacagcagtgttatcacaccagtgttgtgtctactgctgagcagcagtggcacagcgttgggcctttctctaaccctcctagggggtgggcaaaaagtgaggagagaaacatcactagggcagctgacctaaaccaatcaaagggatattccataccatgtggtgtcacactcagcaataaaaggtggaaacaggaagaaggggggaggggtgggctctcgttgagaagacgtcggtcctcctctcgaacaccggctgcgtgcgttgaggccttgcttcaaggacgtggtcaatcatcgctcatttgtgggaagtagagagtaatttctttcctctgcacttccatatagctttcatttattttgtttgtttgttttcctccctttttcccctttcccttttattttccccttagttaagttgtttagttcatggtagtctttatttaattattataattatttccctttaattaaattatccttatctcaacccgtgagttgttctttgctttacttctccccctccttatctaaaggagggggagtgagagagcggttgtggggtttagctgcccagcacggtaaaaccaccacatataggtgctttttctaaataataGGGGAGGAAAGCAGAGTGAAGTCTCTTCCTTACAGTTTTATTACTTATCATGGTGTAAGTAGAGACAGGGACAGGCTGGACACCCAGATTCTGGAGTCCCAGGCAGCCACAAGGgctcttttctttcagagaaggTGTGGCCAGACAATGCAAAGCCTCCTTCAGCTCAAGGCGTGCTGCGATCAGCTCAGGCTGATTGCCTCTTTTTGTTCTGCCCCTGAAATCTGCGTTCCCTGGTGGTGATAACACTGAACTCCTTTTCCTGATTACAGGGAAGAACGAGAAGATGCCTGCTCGGAGACAGCACCCTGATCAAGACTTGACCGAGGAGGAGCTAGCTAGATACgttcaggagctgcagaagcatCAGGTTGGTGTGAGGCTAGGAAAAAGTCCTCTCGGTGGAGGAGTTCCCTCTGCTTCTGGCACTTGCAGGCTTCTGGTAGACAGGGGAGGACAGCAAAAAGATCTTTGTTGCCTGGAGGGACAAATACAAGTGTTGGGCTGCGAGATGTAAACCAGTGTTGGCACTGCTCGTGGGTGGATCAATGTCTTCAGGGCACTGCCAGCTCCTGTGtcagttttgtgctttttttttttctaggagaCGGCCGAGAAGACCAAGAGAATGAGCACCAAGGAGATGTGAGGGGCCTCCACCCCGGAGGAGCCCAGGAGGATGGGCCCAACCTGCTTGCCCCGTCCTCCAGTGCTGAGCTCAGTATGCACAAGTGTCTGCTACAGTTGCCCAGTCACAGATATTTACATTGTATAGCGATGggttatttgttttgtaataCACAGAGAATGGGGCCAGGAAAGGGGAGCAGAGCCCACCTGTTCAGGGAGCTTCCTTGCTGGGGCTTGGGAAGGCTGGGAGGCAATCGCAGCAGCCCCTGGGACCCTTTCCCAGAGCAGGCAGCCGCTCCTCCCGGGAGCTAACAGGGATTTCTCGTTCCCCTGGAGCTGGGGAAAGGACGGAGGTCAGTGCTGGATAGAAAAGGGGATCCTCCATCGATAAAAATTGTCAGCTCCAGCCTTGGCTGCAGAAATACGGGCCCGACGGTTTCGTGGCTGGGTTCTGCGTGCTGCAGGGCATCATTAGCCAAGGACCTTGCcctgcttcccctcccctttGGTTCAAGCTCCTCCACGCTGCTCAGCCTCGCGTGCCACCTGGGAGTCGTGGTGCCATGCCACGGGCACGAATCCAGCACGTTCCTCCTTGCTTTCCACCggcctgtccccagcagctcctccaggacaTTGTGGGCTCCCACACACGGTTCCTTGCGACCTCATCTCACTTGTAACTCTCCCTGCCCTCTCTTTAAAGGTGctatcatattttttatttttttttctcttatcacGTTCACGTGCTGACTCccccttttgttttgttttgttttgcttcctttatttCCAATGGTAGTAACGCAGCGTTTGTATGTCTCGTAGCTCTAGATCTTTCAAGAAAACCCCAGcctgtggggttttttgttaTTGACAGTGCTGTAATGCCCGTGCACAGTTTGTATCACTGCACTCAGCCACCACAAGCAACTTGTGAGCCCTCTCCTACAGGGTATTTCTCAGTCAGGGACTGCAGTGTCCCTGATGGGACAGAGAGACAGGGCTGGATGTAACGAGTTCCACCAGACGCAGGCTGACACTGCAGCTCTCTCTGTCTTGTGCTCCCTTGGCTAAGCACTGACTGTGCTCAAAGTCCACGCTCAGGCTTCCCTAAATTGCCCAGGGGGATCTGCTAGGTAGTCTAGAGAGagatcacctccctagcctcAAGCccagctgcttttctcctgctccacaCAGTTTCACGCCTGAACATCCTGTGTCCACGTTCCCTTCGTGCCCCTGCTGTGCATCCCAAACCGTTGCACGCATCCGTAACTGCCTGTGATTTCTGTCTTCCCGTTCGTGGGCACCTTCAGCAACTGTTGCCAAGTGTCTCGCTGTCCCTAATGCTTACTCGAGCGAAACTCCACTCGCATCAGCAGAAGCGTGTTCTGCTTGAGAGAAGATCAGCAGGGCTTGTGTCCCAGCCTTCCCCTTCTGGCACATTGTTTGCCTTGGAGAGGAAGAACGAGCTAGCGtaggagaagaagaaagcttGGTCCCTGCTGCGGTCTCAACCTGAGAGCTGTATTTGTTCAGAGCTGCCTGGTCTTTGAGCTGTTTCCCTGGGGTGCATCCTGAGGACTTCCACTGACTGACACAGCGCCACGTTTGCAGTGGGAGTCGCAACCTACCCTGCCACGCTGGGAGGCTTTGGTGTAATAAATGCAAAAGGGCTTGCTCTTAGGGGGTCCTTCTCCCATGAAGGTCCAGATGTGAGACGCTAGCAGCTGTGATGGTGAGGGGAATGAGCCCCTAGGAGCCGCAGGGCGTGCAGGACAGCACCACTGCTTGTGTCCTGGTGCTTGGTGGAACAGGAGCACCTTTTAGACACCTCCTCCCCGCCAGTATCAGCGAAGCAGCTTCACGTGCTGGGTCTGGGGTCACAGGGATGTGGTTTtaggaaatgttttgctttattctgaCCCTGCTCTGAAAGGTAGCTCGTGCCTCCCAGCTGGCTTCCTTCCAGTCTGGATCATTCAAGTGCCTTAGAGAAAACACAACAGCTTGCCTTAAAGGCTCTCCCTGGATGGGAAGAAGATCTCATTGTCCGGTCAGGAAAATCTCCAGCTGGGAGAAGCAAAGCGTGTGCAGGAAGGGGAGGCTGGTGATGGCAGAAGGGCTGTAGGCTGCAGCACACATTCTCGTCTCCTTCCTGTCCCCTGTGGGCATGCACTCTGCGAGGATGGCTCCCGGGGCCAGCTGGAGAGTTGTGTGCTGGAAATTGAGGTTACAGAGCTTGCACTCGGGCTGAAGGCCGAGGGATGCgctgctctttcaggaaaaataagctCTCTGACAAGCCATATAACACAGCCTCGGGTAGGGGCGCAGGGAACGTGCCCCTACAGAAAGAGCCGCCTCCAGTGGAGCTTCTCCCTCCTTGTGCCCTCAAAAAAGCAAACGTACCTGTGGCAAACGGTAACCAAAAGAGAGCAAAACCTCCTGCCTCCCCGCTCCGAGGGGAAGGGCACCCACTCGGTGAGCGATGCCCCACATCAGGCCGGTGGGTTGCTCGCGTTTGCAGGGTGACTCGGCTGCTGAGGAGGGAAGTGCTGAATTCCAGGTGTTGCCTTCTAGGACAAAGAGATTGCAAAGGGCAGGGAAggcgttttgttttgttttgttttttcaaaaagccaaatttaagcaagaaaacaaagaactcccccctcctccctctgtGCTCCCTCCTGTACGTGTGTGAAAGTTATCAGTATTCCGTAGGTTTCCTTAGTGCACTTATTTTACttgattttgtaattttttttgaagcagGGGGGGTTGGATATTACtgccaaataaaacaaaattaaaaaaaaaaaaaaagacaccgGTGTTGTATTTCTGACAACCCTCATCTTCCTCTTCAAAACCAAGCGAGCAGAACAACGAAAGCAGCTGTCTTTGGTTTTTGGGTACGTTTTGGGTACGTTTATACAGAGGTCTCCATGCAGTGGAAGAATGCAGAAGGACACCAGCTCAATGCCATCGCTCCATCCCACGTGGCATCAGGGAGGCCTCAGCCCAAAAACCTTCTGGTTTGGGCAGTGCCTTTCACAAAACGGGTGGACTAATTGGGAAGAACCCGGAGGCAACCACAACCTGTAACCAGAGGGCTCGTAAATTTGGCTTACAGAGAGCCATCAGCAGCCTTGGGCTAGCTGGGAAGAAAAGCCCTGAATGTTTGTCTGGGAGAAAAGCTGGGTTACCTTGTTCTGCTTGCATGCTCTTTTCAAGGCAGTCTAAAATAATTAGCATTGCCTCTCAGTGTTGCTTTTAACGCTGGAGCAAATAATGCTACGTGGCCTCTGTAGCACCTCCCAGCCTCCCTATACACAGTCTTAACACTTGGCATTCCCTGGGCACCCAGCGCTCCTCTGTAAAATAGGGCTGTTTTAGTACTTTTCTCTCTACTGCTACAATTTCCCAGGATTTTAAAATGGAGTGAAAGGAAGCGCCAGGTACAAATTTAGCTAGATGGCACTATAAATACCACAGTTCTGCAGCGCTGTTGAGCTCCAGTCGGAGAAATGTGTTATTTGAGTGGCTGGTCTAGACTCTGGATGGCATTTTTAAGGTATGTATTACCTTTAATTCTGAAGATGGGATCAAACTGGTCTGTCATAAGACAATTATGT carries:
- the FSTL1 gene encoding follistatin-related protein 1, with product MVWKTLPLLCALLAAARLRAEEEPRSKSKICANVFCGAGRECAVTEKGDPTCLCIEQCKPHKRPVCGSNGKTYLNHCELHRDACLTGSKIQVDYDGHCKEKKSENPAASPVVCYQADRDELRRRVIQWLEAEIIPDGWFSKGSNYSEVLDKYFKSFDDGDSRLDSAEFLKFVEQNETAVNITTYVDQETNKLLRGLCVDALIELSDENADWKLSFNEFLKCLSPSFNPPEKKCALEDETYEDGAETQVECNRCVCACGNWVCTAMTCEGKNEKMPARRQHPDQDLTEEELARYVQELQKHQETAEKTKRMSTKEM